The nucleotide window GCCCCGGCCGGTCGCGCGGTGCCGGTACAGCAGCCACACGAAGTACGGCGCTCCGATGACCGCCGTCATCAGGCCGGCCGGGAGCTGGGCGGGGGCGATGAGCGTGCGGCCCGCGGTGTCGGCCGCCCCGACCAGGATCGCGCCCAGCAGGGCGGCCGCCGGGAGGAGGCGGGCGTGGCGGCTGCCCACGATCGCGCGGGCCGCGTGCGGGGCGACCAGGCCGACGAACGTCAGCACGCCGATGCCCGCGACCGCCGCGCCGGTCAGCAGGACCGCGCACGAGAGCAGCAGCAACCGCGAGCGGGCGACGGGCACGCCCAGCACGCGCGGTGTCTCGTCGTCCAGGGCCAGCAGGTCGAGCTCGCGGCGCATGCGGACCAGCACCGGCACCACCAGCAGCAGGGCCAGCGCCATCGGCACGAGGTGGGTGAACGTCCGGCCGTAGGTCGAGCCGCCCAGCCAGGTCAGCGCCTTGGTCTCGTTCCACGGGTCGGACAGCGTGATCAGCAGCGTCACCAGCGCCTGCGCCGCCGCGTGCACGCCGAAGCCGATCAGCACCAGGCGTTCGCTGGTGAAGCCGCCCCGGGCCGCCACCGTGAAGACCAGCGCCATCGCCAGGGCCGCGCCCAGGCCCGCGGAGCCGGTCAGGGTCCAGAACCCGACCCCGGACACCAGCGTGATCACGGTGACCGCGCCGAGGCCCGCCCCGCCGACCACGCCGATCATCCCCGGCTCGGCCAGCGGGTTGCGGGCGACCGCCTGGGTGAGCGCGCCGCCCAGCGCGAGTGCCGCCCCCGCCAGCAGCGCGGCCACCACGCGGGGCACGCGGGTGTCCAGCACGCCGGTGACGATCGGGCCCGCCTGCCCGGTGACCCAGTTGACGACGTCGCCCAGCAGCAGTTTCGCGTCGCCGAGCAGGACCGCGCCCACGGCGACGGCGACCACCGCGAGCGCCAGCACGCCCAGCACCACGCGGTACCGCAGCGCGCTCACCCCGCTGCGCGCGCCGGCGGCGGGAGGTTCCGCGGTCGCCGAGGTGATCCGGGCGGTGCGCGCCAGCACCACGAGGAAGAGCGCGCCGAGGATCGTCGTGACGACGCCGGTCGGCACCTCCAGGGCGCGCTGCGGGCTGATGATCGTGCGGAGCAGCACGTCGGCACCCAGCAGCAGCGCCGCGCCCAGCGCCGCGGAGAACGGGATCAGCGCGGTGTGCCGGTGCAGGCCAGGGACGACGGCGGCGAGCAGCCGCGCCAGTGCCGGCGCGGCGAGGCCGACGAACCCGATCGGGCCGGCCAGTGTCACCGCCGCCGCGGCCAGCAGCACGGCCAGCGCGATCGCGGCGAAGCGGACCCGGCCGACGTGGACACCCAGCGTCCGGGCGTGGTCCTCGCCGACGTGGATCAGGTCGAGCCGCCGGGCCATGCCGAGCAGCGCGGCCAGCGCCAGGCCGACGAGGGGACCGAGCGTGCGGACGCCGCCGAGCCCGTTCTGCTCCAGCGAGCCCTCGCCCCAGGCGAACAGGCCGCGGGTCTCCTGGGCGTACAGCAGCAGGAGCACCTGGGTCACCGAGACCAGGGCCAGGGCGATCGCCGTGCCCGCCAGCACCAGCCGCACGATCCCGGTGCCGCCGGTGCCGGCCAGCGCGAGCACGAACACGGCCGCGGCCAGCCCGCCCGCGAACGCGACCCCGGTGGCGCCGAGCAGGGGCAGCGAGACGCCGAACGCCGCGACGGCGACGACCGCCAGGTGCGCACCGGCGTTGACGGCCAGGGTGTCCGGCGACGCGAGGATGTTGCGGGACACCGACTGCAGCACGGCGCCGGCCACGCCGAGCGCGGCCCCGACGACCAGGGCGGCGAGCAGGCGCGGCAGCCGCGACTCGACGACGATCGCGGTGGTGTCCCCGGTCCCGCCGCCGAACACCAGCCGGAGCACGTCGAGCGCGTCCAGGTTCGCCGTGCCCTGCGTCAGGTGCACGGCCGAACCCAGCAGGAGCAGGGCGGCGAGCCCGGTGCCCAGGAGCGCGAGCCGCCCGGGTCGCCGGACGGCGGCCACGGGCGGCTCGGTCAGGGTGACCACGGCTATTTCTTGAGCGCGGCGACGGCCGCGTCGACGAACTGCGCCATGGACGTCGGCCCGCCGAACATCCACAGGGAGTCCGGGAAGCGGTGCACCTTGCCGCTCTTGACGAACGGGAGGTTCTGCCAGATCGCGTTGCCCGCCAGCTGCTGCTGGTACGGGTCGCCGTCGGCGGCGTTGGCGATGTACCAGAACCGCACGTCGGGCAGCTTGGTCAGGCCCTCGACGTCGGCCTGCGCGAGGCCGTAGACCGCGTCGCCGTCCATCGGCCAGGCGGTCTCCAGGCCGAGCTTGGCGAACACCGCGGAGACCAGCGCGCCCTTGGTGTACGGCCGGATGCTGACCGCGCCGGAGGTGACGTAGGCGTCCGAGAACGCCACCTTCTGCCCCAGGGCGCCCAGCTTCTCGACCTCGGCCTTGCCCGCGGTGAGCTTCTGCTCGAACTCCGCCTTCAGCTGGGTGGCCTTGGCCTCGGTGCCGGTGGCCTTCGCGATCGTGTCCAGGTTGGCGTACATCCCGGCGATCGGGTCCTTGGCGTTGCCGCCGTTGATGACGATCACCGGGACCTTCGCCTCGATCTGCTCCAGCGCGCCTTCGGTCACGCTGTCGGTGACGACGACGAGGTCCAGCCCCAGCGAGCCCAGCGTGTCGAGGCTCGGCTCCCCGCGGGTGCCGATGTCCTTGGGGGTGCCGTCCAGCTTTTCGGCGCTGACCCACTGGCCGTAGCCCTTGATGTCGGACACGCCGACCGGCATGACCCCCAGCGAAACCAGGTGCTCCACGGCGTTCCACTCGGTCGCCGCGACGCGCTTGGCCGGGCCGGGCAGCTTGACCTCTTTGCCGCGCGAGTCGACGACCGTGACCGGGCCGGTGCCGGCGGTGGCGGCGGCGTTGGGCGTGGGCTCCTCGGTGGTGCCGCAGGCGGCCACGAAGAACGTGGCGGCCGCGGTCAGGCCGAGAAGCGTTCGGGTGATGCGCATGGTTCTCCTGTTTCGATGGGTCAGGCCGAGGTGGCGCGGGCGTCGTTGAAGCGGCCGACCGCGCGGGTGTGGATCCGCCCGTCGGCGGGATCGCGCACGACGTCGACGCGGATGCCGTAGGCCCGGGTGAGGTTGTCGGCCGTCAGCACGTCGGCGGGCTCGCCTTCGGCGGTGACGCGGCCGCCCTCGAGCAGCACCACCCGGTCGGCGACCGCCGCGGCCTGGTCGAGGTCGTGCAGGACCACGCCGACCCCGACGCCGTGGGAGTCGGCGAGGTCGCGGACGACGTCGAGGATCTCCACCTGGTAGCGCAGGTCGAGGAAGGTCGTGGGTTCGTCGAGCAGCAGCAGCGCGGTGTCCTGGGCCAGGCAGGCGGCGAGCCACACGCGCTGCGCCTGCCCGCCGGAGAGGGCCTGCACCGGCCGGTCGGCGAGGCCGGCCAGGCCGGTCAGCGCCAGCGCCCGTTCGACGGCGGCGGGCCCGCCGGGATCGCGGCCGCCCCAGCGGGACCGGTGCGGGTGCCTGCCGAACTCGACGAGCTCCCGCACGCACACACCACCCGGCGCGGTTCGCTGCTGCGACAGCAGGGTGATCCGCTTGGCGATGTCCTTTCCGGACAGTGCACGCAGGTCGGCGCCGTCGGCGAAGGCCACCGAGCCGGCGGCGGGCGGGTGCAGCCGCGCGAGCGCCCGCAGCAGCGTCGACTTCCCGCTGCCGTTCGGGCCGATCAACGCGGTGACGGTGCCGGCATGCAGCGACAGCGACGCGGCACGCACCACGACGTCGCTGCCGTAGGCGACATCGATCTCGTGCGCGTGGACACCGGCGCCGTCGGGGCGGGGGACAAGGGACACGGGAGGACAATAAGGGCAGGCTTGCCTAAGTCATCCGGTTTGTGGCGACCGGCACACCGGCTCAGCCGTCATGAAAGAGTCGTTCATGACGCCGGACGTCATGAACGACTCTTTCATGACATCCGGTCGGCCACCCGCGACGGCGAACTGCCCCCGAGGGCGGCTTCGCGGTACTCCCGGGGCGAGACGCCGAACTCGGCGCGGAACAGCTTGCTGAAGTGGCTCGCCTCGGCGATGCCCCACTCGGCGGCGAGGCTGGCCACCGAACGCCGGGCCTGGCCGGGGTCGGCCAGCTGGCCGCGGATGCGGTCGAGGCGCCGGCGCCGGATGTAGCCGCCCACCGTGTCTCCCGCGTCGTGGAACAGCTTGTGCAGGTAGCGCACCGAAATGTGGTGGGCCGCGGCGATCGCGCCGGGGCCGAGGTCGTCGCCGAGGTGGGCCTCGACGTAGTCCAGGACCCGGGCGAACAGGCCGTCGGAGTTCGCCTCCGCGCGCGGTGCGCTCCGGAGCACCGTGCGCAGGAGACAGACGACGTGCTCGCCCAGCTCCCGGCCGGTCGCCGGGTCGAGGTGGGCCGCCTGGTCGGCGAACTCGGCGAGGGTGGCGGCGAAGATCCGGGCCGCCGGGGCCTGGGCGACCTGCCCGTTGGCGATGACCTGGCGGACGACCGCCTGGGCCAGCGACAGCGGCGACCCTTCGAAGTCGACCACGAAGTAGCGGTACGGCCCGCGGATGCCGAGCCGGAACGGCCGGTCGCCGGTGTAGAGCAGGAACCCGCCGGGGCCGGCGCTCGTTTCGCGGCCATTCTGCTCCAGCCGCGCGTCGCCGTCGAGGAGGACGCCCGCCACCAGCCTGTTCTCGCCGCCCGGGCGCCACGGGCGCACCAGGACGTCCTGGTCGCCGGTGATCTCGCAGGCGCTGAGCGGGCCGAAGCGGTACGGCCGAAGTTCCGCTTCGTAAGCCGTACCCGGTGAATTGACCACCACGGCGTCGCCCGCGCGGCCGCGCCGCGGTGCCGCGGTGTTCAGGTAGCCGTAGACGAGCGACCCGTCGTCCGTGGGTTCCGTCGGCACGGCGCCTCCTTCGGCCGCGGTGAGAGTGCACTCGCTGACCAATGCTGTGCGCGCACGCACCACTTCCAGCACCGCGATCCGCGGATGCTACCCCGAACCGAGTCGAGGAGGTGGCGCGTGGACGTGCTCCTGGCGATCCTGAGCCAGTTCGGGCTCTACGGCCTGCTCACCCTGGGGATCGCGATCGTCTTCGCCGCCATGCGGGTGGTGAACCTGGCGCACTGCGACTTCGCCATGATCGGCGCCTACGCGGCGGCCACCCTGACCGGGTTCGCCTTCTCCTGGCGGGTGGTGCTCGTCCTCGCCGCGACCGTCCCGCTGCTCGTGCTGGTCGAACGCGCGCTGCTGCGGCGCTCGCTCGCCGACGGCCTCGGCGCGATGCTCGTGACCTGGGGCGTGGGCATGGCATTGCGCCAGCTCGCGGAGGTGGCGTTCGGGGCCACGCCCCGCTCGGTCGCCGCGCCGGTGACCGGCTCGGTGGCCGTGCTCGGCACGCAGGGTCCGGCCTACCGGCTGGTCTGCGCGCTCGTCGCCGTCGTGGTCGTCGGCCTGGTGCTGCTCGCCGCGTACCGGACGCGCTGGGGCCTGACGCTGCGCGCGGTCGCGGACAACCCGGCGATGGCCGGGCTGCTCGGCACCGACCCGCATCGGCTGCGCACCACGGCGTTCGTCGCGGGCGGGCTGCTGGCCGTGCTCGCCGGGGCGCTCTACAGCCCGACACTCGCGGTGAGCCCGTCGATGGGGTTCGGCCTGCTCGTGCCGACCTTCTTCGCGCTGCTGTTCAGCCGGCCCGGTTCGCTCGCCACCGCGGCGCTGGCCGCGCTCGGGGTGTCCGCGCTGGCCGTGCTGCTGCGCACCTGGCTGTCCGACGTCGTCGCGGACGCCCTCTTCTACGTCGTCGTCATCGGTATCGCCGCGCTGCGCTCGCGGCCCGCTCTCCGGAGGTTCGTTTCATGGTCCCGCCGTTTCGTCGTCCGGTCTGCGTGATCGCCGCGCTGACCCTGTTCTCCGTCACCGGCTGTGCCGGCGCGGCGATCTCCGCCTCCGAAGGCGGTGCCGCGGGCGGGCCGCTGAAGATCGGCGTCATCGTGCCGCTCACCGGCCCGATCGCCCAGTCCGGTGCCGCGCTGCGGCAGGGGTTCGAGCTGGGGGTCGCGAAGGTCAACGCCGCCGGCGGGGTCGGTGGGAAGAACGTCGAGTTCGTCGTCGTCGACGACGCCGGCGATCCGGCCAACTCGACGCAGCTCGCCCGCCGGCTCATCCAGCAGGACAAGGTGACGGCGCTGTTCGGCACCATCACCGGCGACACGGCCGAGGCCGTCGCCAAGGTGTCCGACGACAGCAGGATCCCGTTCTTCACCGCGATCCTCGGCGACCCCGAGCAGTGCCGCGCCTACCAGTGGGGCTTCGGCGAGTCGACCCGGCAGCTGCTCGCCCCGATGGTGCCGAAGCTGCTGCAGAAGCACGGCAAGCGGGTCGCGATCGTCGGCTCGGACTACAACTACCCGCACATCTACGCCGGGCTGGCCAAGGAGTTCACGACGGCGAACGGCGGCACGGTCGTCGCCGAGGAGTACAGCCCGCTGGGCCAGACGGACTGGCAGCCGGTCATCGCCCGGCTCAAGGCGGCGCGGCCGGACGTCCTGCTGTCGATGGTCGTCGGCGCGGACGCCATCGCGTTCAGCCAGCAGGCCCAGCAGTTCGGCCTGCTCACCGACAAGCTCGGCTTCGAAGGCGCACCCCTGGATTCGGACTACTTCCCGGCGCTCGGCGCGCTCACCACGGGCCGGAGCCACGCCGTCCGGTGGGCCGACGGCATGGCCGATCCGGCGAGCCGGCAGTTCGTCGACGACTACCGGGCGAAGTACCAGTGGACCGCGCCGATCCCGGAAGTCGCGGGCAGCGCCTACTTCGGCGTCCAGTTCGTGCTCGCCGCCGCGGCGAAGGCGGGCACCGACCCGGTGGCCCTCAACCGCGAGATCGGCTCGTTCCGCTACGACTCGCCGCTGGGCACCGGGACGCACTTCGCGCCGGCCAACCACATCCTGCAGGCGGACATGACCGAGGCGGCCATCACGCCGCAGGGCTACGCGGTCGCCGCGAAGTTCGGCCCGGTCGCCGACACCGTCCCGCGGACCGGCTGCTGATGCGCAAAGTCCTTGCCATCACGGCATTGGCCGTGCTCCTGGCCGCCGCGCCGTTCGGGCTCGGCGCGTTCACCCTGGCCATCCTGACGCTGGGGCTGGCCTACGGGCTGTTCGCCTTCGGGCTCGACCTCGCCTGGGGCCGGGCCGGGCTGCTCAGCGTCGGCCACGCCGCGTTCTTCGGCCTCGGTGCCTACGCCGTCGCGATCGGCCAGGACCACGGCTGGCCGCCGGTGCCGACGCTGGGCCCGGCGATCGTGGTCTCGGTCGTCATCGCCCTGCTGGTCGCGGGCATCGGGCTGGCCTCCGCCGTCCCGGACGCGCCGCTGATCCTGCTGACCCTCGGCATCGGCCTGCTGCTGCAGAAGGCGGCGACCAGCTTCACGTCCGTCACCGGCGGGTCGAACGGGCTGTCGGTGTCCGACACGGGGGTTGTGACGGGCTACTACCGGACCCTGGTCGTGGCGGCCGTCCTGGTGGCCCTGTGCGTGTGGCTGCTGCGCGGCCGGTTCGGGGCGCGGCTGGTCGCCGCGGCGCGGAACCCGGAACGGGCGGAGCAGACCAGCATCGACACCAAGCGGGTGCGCACGATCGCGTTCGCGCTGAGCGCGGCGGTGTCCACTGTGGCCGGTGCGCTCTACGCGCCGGTCGCCGGGCTCGTCTCGCCGCCGGTGTTCGGGCTGGCGCTGTCGACGAGCGTGCTGGTGTGGCTCGCGGTCGGCGGCCGCGAGTCGGTGCTCGGCCCGTTCCTGGCCGCGGTGGTCCTCACCGCGGGCCAGCAGCTGCTGGGCAGTTCCTGGCAGAGCTGGTACGTCCTGGGCCTGGCGGCGGTGTTCGTCTTCGTCGTCCAGGTGCTGCCGGGCGGCATCGCCGGCACCGCGCGCGCCTGGCTGCGGCGGGGCAGGCCGGCGGTCACCCTGCCCCGGGCGAAACCCCGGCCCCGGCCGGTGCCCCCGAGCGACGGCCCCGCCCTCGTCCTGCGGGGAGTTTCGAAGTCGTTCGGCCCGGTCTCCGTCCTCGACGGCGTGGACCTCGCCGTGCCGCCGGGCCGCTGCGTGTGCCTGATCGGGCCGAACGGCGCGGGGAAGAGCACGCTGCTGGCGATCGTCGCGGGCCAGCTCGCCGCCGACGCCGGGAGTGTGCGCCTGTTCGGGCGGGACGTCGCGGCGCTGCCGGTGCACGACCGGGTCCGGCTCGGCGTCGGGCGGATGTTCCAGATCCCCAGCGTCATCGGGGAGCTCTCGCCCGCCGACAACATCCGGCTGGCCCGCCTCGGCGCCCCGGCCGCCGTCGAGCTGCCCGCCGAGTACCGCGACCTCGCCGCCGACGAGGACGCCGTCGCGAGCACCCTCGCCCTGGCGGACCGGCGCCGCCTGGAGCTGGCGATGGTGCTCGCCGGCGCGCCCCGGCTGGTGCTGCTCGACGAGCCGGCGGCCGGGCTCGGCCCGGACGACGCCCGGCAGCTGGTCCGCGCGCTGCGGGACGTCATCGCGCACACCGGCTGCGCGATGCTCGTGGTCGAGCACGACATGGAGATCGTCCGCGGGCTCGCCGACGACGTCGCCGCGCTGCACCAGGGTCGCGTCATCGCCCACGGCTCGATGGACGAGATCGTCGCCGACGCCGCCGTGCGCCAGGCCTACCTGGGAGCGAGCTGATGCTGACGGTCACCGCACTTTCCGGCGGCTACGGCCAGGCGAACGTCGTCCGCGAGGCGGATTTCGCCGTCGGCACCGGGGAAATCGTCGCGCTCCTGGGCCGCAACGGCATGGGCAAGACGACGTTGCTGCGCACGGTCTTCGGCCTCGCGGACCGCCAGGGCGGCGAGGTCGCCTTCGCCGGGCGTCCGGTGCCGCCGGGCCGCCCGGACGTCCTCGCCCGGCTGGGCGCGTCGCTCATGCCCGAGGACCGCGGCGTGTTCCCGACCCTGACCGTCGAGGAGAACCTCGCCTTGGCGACGCGGCGGTCGTTCGCCCCGGCCGTTGACGTCCATGCGCTGTTCCCGCTGCTCACCGAACGACGGCGGCAACCCGCGGGCACCCTGTCCGGCGGTCAGAAGCAGCAGCTCGGCATCGCCAGGGCGCTGCTGGCCGGGCGGCGCCTGGTCGTCGTCGACGAGCTCACCCAGGGGCTGCAGCCGTCCGTCGTCACCGACGTCGTCGCCGCGCTGCAGCGGGTCGCCGCGAGCGGGGTGGCGGTGCTCGTGGTCGACCAGCAGCCCGACCGGACCCTCGACTGGTGCCACCGGGTCCTGCTCATGGAGTCGGGACGGCTGGTCCTCGACACCCCGATCGCCGCCGAAACCCGGCGGCGCTGCCACGAACTGCTGATGCTGCGTTGAAAGGACTTCCCGTGGACCCCTTCGGCTCCGCCACCGACCTCGCCGCCGCCGTCCGCCGCCGGGAGCTGAGCCCGGTCGAGATCGCCGACGCCTACCTCGCCCGGATCGACCGGTACGACCCCGGGATCAACGCCTTCGTGTGGCGCAACGACGAGGACGTGCGCGCCGCCGCCAAGGCCGCGGAACAGGCCGTGACCGACGGCGGCCCGCTCGGGCCGTTCCACGGCGTCCCGATCCCGATCAAGGAGCTGACCCAGGTCGACGGCCAGCCCGCCACGTACGGCTCGCTGGGTGTCTCGGATGCGCCGCGGTCCGGGAACGAGCCGGTGGTGACCCGGCTGCTGGACGCGGGATTCCTGTTGATGGGCCGGACGAACTCGCCCGAGATGGGGCTGCTGACGACCACCGAGAACGAGCGGTTCGGCGCCACGCGCAACCCGTGGCAGCCCGCGTACTCCCCGGGCGGGTCGAGCGGGGGAGCGGCGGCCGCGGTGGCCGCGGGCCTGGCCCCGGTCGCGCACGCCTCCGACGGCGGCGGGTCGATCCGGGTGCCGTCGTCGTGCTGCGGCCTGGTCGGGCTGAAGCCGAGCCGCGGCCGGATCCCGCAGCCGGTCGCGGCCTGGGAGCACGCGACGGTGGAGGGCGCGATCACCCGGTACGTCCGCGACGCGGCCGCGCTGCTCGACGTGATGTCCGTCCCCGACCGCCTGGCCTGGTACCAGGCGCCCGCACCCCGGCGGCCGTTCCTCGACGAGGTCGGCGCCGAAGCGGGCCGGCTCCGGATCGGCCTGCTCACCGCGTCGCCCACCGGGATGCCGGTCGACCCGGAGTGCGCCGAGGCCGCGGAGAAGGCCGCCCGGCTGCTGGAGTCCCTCGGCCACGACGTCTACCCGGTCGAACCGGAGTTCCTCAGCGAGGAGGCTTGGACGGCCTACGCGCAGACGGTGTTGGACGCGTCCGTGGCCGCCATGCCCTACGACGAGCCCGCGCTGGTGGGATCGCAGCTGCGGTACCGGATGGACCGGGCGAAGAGCCGCGACTCCGGGACGTACGTGCGGGCGTCGTTGTTGCTGCAGGAGGAAACCCGCGGCGTGGTCGCGCAGTGGGGCCGCGACTTCGACGTCCTGCTGACCCCCACGATCGCGTGCCGCCCCCCGTTCGTGGGCTCGGTCCTGCAGGAAGCCGTCGACAACCCGGGCGGCCTGCGGCTGACGGAGATGCAGATGATCTCGTTCACGTCGTTCTGCAACGTGACGGGCCTGCCGGCGATCTCCCTGCCGGTCCACACCTCGTCCGACGGCCTCCCGGTGGGTGCCCAGCTCGTGGCGGGGCCGTGGGAGGAGGCGGTGCTGATCCGGCTGGCCTCGGCACTGGAACCCCTGGTGGGCTGGACGCGGCGGCACGCGGTGCTGGAGTGACCCGGCTTCGCTACAGTGGCGCCGGTGAACCTGGGGCGGGGCATCAACTTCGGCAACGCGCTCGACGCGCTGGACGGCGGCCCCCGGCTGCCGCTCGAACACCGGTACTTCGACGCGGTCGCCGCGGCCGGTTTCGACACCGTCCGGCTGCCGGCCCGGTGGTCGGCGCATGCCGCCGCCGCGCCGCCGTACACGATCGATCCGGCTTTCCTCCGGCGTGTCGACGCGGGCGCCGCCGCGGCGCTCGACCGGGGCCTGCAGGTCGTGCTGAACGTCCACCACTACAGCGAGCTCTGCGCCGCGCCGGAGGAGCACCGGCCCCGCTTTCTCGCGCTCTGGCGGCAGATCGCGGTCCACTACGCCGGACACGACAACCGGCTCTGCTTCGAACTGCTCAACGAGCCCCGCGACGCGCTGACGGCGGACCGCTGGAACACCCTCCTCGCGGAGGCGCTCGCCGTCGTCCGGGATGCCTGTCCCGAGCGCACCGTGATCGTCGGGGCGGCCGAGATGAACAGCCCGGACGCGCTGCCCGCCCTCGCCGTGCCCGACGACGACCACCTGGTCGCCACCGTCCACTACTACGCCCCCTTCGAGTTCACCCACCAGAACGCCGGCTGGGTCCCGGGTGCCGAACGGTGGCTCGGGCGCGGCTGGGGCACTCCCGCCGACGAGGACGCCGTCCGGGACGACCTGGCCAGAGTTGCGGAGTGGGGACGGGACCGGGGGCTGCCGGTCTTCCTCGGCGAGTTCGGGGCCTTCTCGGCGGCCGACATGGCTGCCCGGGCGCGGTGGACGGCCTTCGTCCGGACCGAAGCCGAGCGGCTGGGCCTGAGCTGGGCCTACTGGGAGTTCGGCACCGACTTCGGGGCGTTCGACCCGGAGCTCGCCGCCTGGCGTGAGCCGTTGCGCAGGGCGTTGCTCGGCAGGTAGGCGATGTCCTTCCCCGCGCGCTCCCAGACGTCGCCGGGGCAGTGCGGGCCCTCGGCGGACAACCGGCGCTTGAGGACCTTGAACGTCGACGTCCGCGGGAGCTCCTGGACGCTGCGCACGTACCGGGGCACCTGCTTGGGCCCGAGATCGGGCTGGGCGGCGAGGAACCGGCCGAACCCGTCGGCGTCCAGCGTGCCGTCGGTGACGACGGCGGCCATCACCTGGTCCCCGGTCACCGGGTCGGGCACCGCGTAGACCGCGGCGTCGGTGATCGCCGGGTGCCGCAGCAGGATGCGCTCGATCGGTGCGGTGCCGAGGTTTTCGCCGTCGACGCGGAGCCAGTCGCCGAGCCGGCCGGCGAAGTAGCAGAACCCGGCGGCGTCGGCGTAGGCGAGGTCGCCGGTGTGGAACCGGCCGTCGCGCAGCCGGTCCGCGTCGGCAGCGGGGTCCCGGTAGTACCCGGCGAACCAGCCGGCGCCCGCGGTGTTGACCAGCTCGCCGACGGCTTCCTCGGCGTTGGTCAGGCGGCCGCCCGAGTCGAACTCGGCCGGCGGGCACGGCCGACCGGTGTGCGGGTGCAGGATGGCCACGTCCTCGGCCGGCCTGCCGAGCGAGCCGGGCGGGGTGTCGTCGGTGCGGGCGAACCCCACGCCGCCCTCGGTGGAGCCGAACGCGTCGATCACCTTGCAGCCGAAGCGTTTCTCG belongs to Amycolatopsis tolypomycina and includes:
- a CDS encoding ABC transporter ATP-binding protein, whose amino-acid sequence is MLTVTALSGGYGQANVVREADFAVGTGEIVALLGRNGMGKTTLLRTVFGLADRQGGEVAFAGRPVPPGRPDVLARLGASLMPEDRGVFPTLTVEENLALATRRSFAPAVDVHALFPLLTERRRQPAGTLSGGQKQQLGIARALLAGRRLVVVDELTQGLQPSVVTDVVAALQRVAASGVAVLVVDQQPDRTLDWCHRVLLMESGRLVLDTPIAAETRRRCHELLMLR
- a CDS encoding glycoside hydrolase family 5 protein yields the protein MNLGRGINFGNALDALDGGPRLPLEHRYFDAVAAAGFDTVRLPARWSAHAAAAPPYTIDPAFLRRVDAGAAAALDRGLQVVLNVHHYSELCAAPEEHRPRFLALWRQIAVHYAGHDNRLCFELLNEPRDALTADRWNTLLAEALAVVRDACPERTVIVGAAEMNSPDALPALAVPDDDHLVATVHYYAPFEFTHQNAGWVPGAERWLGRGWGTPADEDAVRDDLARVAEWGRDRGLPVFLGEFGAFSAADMAARARWTAFVRTEAERLGLSWAYWEFGTDFGAFDPELAAWREPLRRALLGR
- a CDS encoding amidase; the protein is MDPFGSATDLAAAVRRRELSPVEIADAYLARIDRYDPGINAFVWRNDEDVRAAAKAAEQAVTDGGPLGPFHGVPIPIKELTQVDGQPATYGSLGVSDAPRSGNEPVVTRLLDAGFLLMGRTNSPEMGLLTTTENERFGATRNPWQPAYSPGGSSGGAAAAVAAGLAPVAHASDGGGSIRVPSSCCGLVGLKPSRGRIPQPVAAWEHATVEGAITRYVRDAAALLDVMSVPDRLAWYQAPAPRRPFLDEVGAEAGRLRIGLLTASPTGMPVDPECAEAAEKAARLLESLGHDVYPVEPEFLSEEAWTAYAQTVLDASVAAMPYDEPALVGSQLRYRMDRAKSRDSGTYVRASLLLQEETRGVVAQWGRDFDVLLTPTIACRPPFVGSVLQEAVDNPGGLRLTEMQMISFTSFCNVTGLPAISLPVHTSSDGLPVGAQLVAGPWEEAVLIRLASALEPLVGWTRRHAVLE